A genome region from Alteripontixanthobacter maritimus includes the following:
- a CDS encoding SUF system Fe-S cluster assembly regulator — MRLSNLADYAVVTMGAAARHCGGSRVSSAELARETGLPVPTVQKLVSKLTAAGLLRSTRGTGGGLQLARPAAAISVADIVEAVEGPIALTACVEHGAHDCALEDSCAIRPHWPVVNAALRGALDDIKLTRLASPATPAIPNSVKEIA, encoded by the coding sequence ATGCGATTGTCCAACCTTGCCGATTACGCCGTCGTTACGATGGGCGCCGCGGCCCGCCATTGCGGGGGCAGCCGGGTTTCGTCTGCCGAACTGGCGCGCGAAACCGGCCTGCCGGTGCCGACCGTACAGAAACTGGTGAGCAAGCTGACGGCTGCCGGCCTGCTGCGTTCCACACGCGGCACCGGCGGTGGTTTGCAATTGGCGCGGCCGGCAGCCGCCATTAGTGTGGCGGATATCGTGGAAGCGGTGGAGGGTCCGATCGCGCTTACCGCTTGTGTGGAACATGGCGCGCATGACTGCGCTCTGGAAGATAGCTGCGCGATCCGTCCCCACTGGCCCGTCGTCAATGCGGCGCTGCGCGGCGCGCTCGACGACATCAAGCTGACGCGGCTGGCAAGCCCTGCCACCCCGGCAATCCCGAATTCCGTGAAAGAAATCGCATGA
- a CDS encoding endonuclease domain-containing protein — MTDRKTLSLDAGTAPNADPTAAWKISDKRAEQLKERARYNRRHPSTAHKALWAELDNKGVGNFAFSREVVMGSAIVDFACKTRWLVVEINGETEADTTIAALSDRKLTDVGVRVMRYDEADVLDDMDRVKSEILAELEKPFEKPRR; from the coding sequence GTGACTGACCGCAAAACCCTCTCTCTCGATGCTGGTACCGCTCCCAATGCGGACCCTACCGCCGCGTGGAAGATTTCCGACAAGCGGGCGGAGCAATTGAAGGAGCGCGCGCGGTATAACCGGCGGCATCCTTCGACGGCGCACAAGGCTTTGTGGGCCGAGCTCGATAATAAGGGCGTCGGCAATTTCGCTTTCAGTCGCGAGGTTGTGATGGGCAGCGCAATTGTGGATTTCGCCTGCAAGACGCGCTGGCTGGTGGTCGAAATCAACGGCGAGACCGAGGCCGACACCACCATCGCCGCTTTGTCCGACCGCAAGCTGACCGATGTCGGCGTGCGCGTGATGCGGTATGACGAGGCGGATGTACTGGACGACATGGACCGCGTGAAATCCGAAATTCTGGCCGAGCTGGAAAAGCCGTTCGAGAAGCCGCGTCGCTAA
- a CDS encoding AMP-dependent synthetase/ligase: MELSDIETANSLVELFLDRAESRGETTFLATKKRGEWQPISWREAADRVCLLAESLRELGLEDGDRVALVSENRPEWCIADLAIMAAGCVTVPAYITNTERDHLHILDNSGAKAVIVSNDRLSKPLIPAMMQSGIADHIIPIDRVKSSQSGMISWHDWDAMVSGSEDRIGTSRAAVRQRLQGITRDQTACIIYTSGTGGAPRGVLQHHGAILCNVTGAAEILADDFGWGEERFLSFLPLSHAYEHTGGQYLPIGMGGQIYYAEGLEKLASNIEETQPTIMVVVPRLFEVLRTRIMKNIEKQGGMALTLMNKAIEIGERRSRGAMNLLDYPVDFVIERVLRPKIRAKFGGKLKAMVSGGAPLNPEVGIFFESVGLTMLQGYGQTESGPVISCNRPAAGIAMDTVGPPMKGVEVRIADDGEILCRGELVMHGYWQNQPETERVLKRDPAEPDKGPWLHTGDIGHIDHVGRIKITDRKKDMIVNDKGDNIAPQKLEGMLTLQPEIGQAMVAGDQRPHIVGLLVPDAEWAMDWARDNGKDFDLSALQQDDAFRAAVRAGVDRVNKDLSVTEKVRKFIFADEAFSIENEEMTPSMKIRRHKIRERYQDRLDGLYRG, encoded by the coding sequence TTGGAACTTTCTGATATCGAAACGGCGAACAGTCTCGTCGAACTGTTTCTCGACCGGGCGGAATCGCGCGGCGAGACCACATTTCTTGCTACCAAAAAACGCGGCGAATGGCAGCCGATAAGCTGGCGCGAGGCGGCGGACCGCGTGTGCCTGCTCGCCGAATCGCTGCGGGAGTTGGGGCTCGAGGATGGCGACCGGGTGGCACTGGTGTCTGAAAATCGGCCCGAATGGTGCATCGCCGACCTTGCCATCATGGCGGCAGGCTGCGTCACAGTGCCGGCCTACATCACCAATACCGAACGCGATCACTTACACATCCTCGACAATTCGGGCGCGAAGGCGGTCATCGTTTCGAACGACAGGCTGTCCAAACCGCTCATCCCGGCGATGATGCAGTCCGGCATTGCCGATCACATCATCCCGATCGACCGCGTCAAATCGTCTCAGTCCGGCATGATCTCATGGCACGATTGGGACGCGATGGTTTCCGGCAGCGAGGATCGGATCGGCACCTCGCGCGCCGCTGTCCGGCAACGGTTGCAGGGTATCACCCGCGATCAAACCGCCTGCATCATCTATACCAGCGGTACCGGCGGCGCGCCGCGCGGCGTGCTGCAGCACCATGGCGCGATCCTGTGCAACGTCACTGGCGCAGCGGAAATCCTGGCCGACGATTTCGGTTGGGGAGAAGAACGGTTTCTGTCCTTCCTGCCGCTCAGCCATGCCTATGAACATACCGGCGGCCAGTATCTGCCCATCGGCATGGGCGGCCAAATCTACTACGCCGAAGGGCTGGAAAAGCTCGCGTCGAATATCGAGGAAACGCAGCCCACCATCATGGTGGTGGTCCCGCGCCTGTTCGAAGTGCTGCGTACGCGTATCATGAAAAATATCGAGAAGCAGGGCGGCATGGCGCTCACCCTGATGAACAAGGCGATCGAAATAGGTGAGCGCCGTTCGCGCGGCGCGATGAACCTGCTGGATTACCCGGTCGACTTCGTGATCGAGCGCGTTTTGCGTCCGAAAATCCGCGCCAAATTCGGCGGCAAGCTCAAGGCCATGGTCTCAGGCGGTGCGCCGCTCAATCCCGAAGTCGGCATCTTTTTCGAATCCGTGGGCCTCACTATGCTGCAGGGATACGGGCAGACCGAATCCGGCCCCGTCATCTCGTGCAATCGCCCCGCAGCCGGCATCGCCATGGACACGGTCGGCCCGCCGATGAAAGGCGTGGAAGTCCGCATTGCAGACGATGGCGAAATCCTGTGCCGGGGGGAGCTGGTGATGCATGGCTACTGGCAGAACCAACCTGAAACGGAACGTGTGCTGAAACGCGATCCGGCCGAACCCGACAAGGGGCCTTGGCTGCATACAGGCGATATCGGCCACATCGATCATGTCGGCCGGATCAAGATTACCGATCGCAAAAAGGACATGATCGTCAACGACAAGGGCGACAATATCGCCCCGCAGAAGCTGGAAGGCATGCTGACGCTGCAACCCGAAATCGGGCAGGCGATGGTGGCGGGCGACCAGCGTCCGCATATCGTGGGGCTGCTCGTTCCGGATGCGGAATGGGCGATGGATTGGGCCAGGGACAACGGCAAGGATTTCGACCTTTCCGCATTGCAGCAGGATGACGCCTTTCGCGCCGCCGTGCGCGCCGGGGTGGACCGGGTGAACAAGGATTTGTCTGTCACCGAGAAGGTCCGCAAGTTCATCTTCGCAGACGAGGCGTTCTCGATCGAGAACGAGGAAATGACCCCGTCCATGAAAATCCGCCGCCACAAGATCCGCGAACGGTATCAGGATCGGCTCGACGGGTTGTACCGCGGATAG
- the sufB gene encoding Fe-S cluster assembly protein SufB, translating into MTDQTAIKDTPVQDQDAHDAAAKAAEYEHGWSSDIEQEFAPKGLNEDTVRFISAKKDEPQWMLDWRLKAFRLWQDMEEPDWAKVGYPKIDYQNAYYYAEPKAKPKLGSLDEVDPEILRVYEKLGIPIAEQEVLAGVEGARKVAVDAVFDSVSVATTFRAELEKAGVIFRSISEAIREYPELVKKWLGKVVPQRDNYFATLNCAVFSDGTFVYIPEGVRCPMELSTYFRINAENTGQFERTLIVAEKGSYVSYLEGCTAPMRDENQLHAAVVELVAMDDAEIKYSTVQNWYPGDADGKGGIYNFVTKRALCQGDRSKVSWTQVETGSAVTWKYPSCVLNGEDSVGEFYSVAVTNNHQQADTGTKMIHNGKGSRSTIISKGISAGKSNNTYRGLVRVGANADNVRNFTQCDSLLLGGECGAHTVPYIEVKNPTAQIEHEATTSKISDDQMFYAQQRGLGEEEAVALIVNGFAKDVMRQLPMEFAVEAQKLLAISLEGSVG; encoded by the coding sequence ATGACCGACCAGACCGCCATCAAAGACACTCCGGTCCAGGACCAGGATGCGCATGATGCTGCTGCAAAAGCGGCGGAATACGAACATGGCTGGTCCTCCGACATCGAACAGGAATTCGCGCCCAAGGGCCTCAATGAGGATACGGTGCGGTTCATCTCAGCCAAGAAGGACGAGCCGCAGTGGATGCTTGACTGGCGGCTGAAGGCGTTTCGCCTGTGGCAGGATATGGAAGAACCGGACTGGGCCAAGGTCGGCTATCCCAAGATCGATTATCAAAACGCGTATTACTACGCCGAACCCAAGGCCAAGCCAAAGCTGGGCAGCCTTGACGAGGTCGATCCCGAAATTCTGCGCGTTTACGAAAAGCTGGGCATCCCCATCGCCGAACAGGAAGTGCTGGCCGGAGTGGAAGGCGCGCGCAAGGTCGCTGTGGATGCGGTGTTCGACAGCGTGTCGGTCGCTACTACTTTCCGCGCCGAACTGGAAAAGGCCGGCGTAATTTTTCGCAGCATATCGGAAGCGATCCGCGAATATCCCGAGCTTGTGAAAAAGTGGCTCGGCAAAGTCGTGCCGCAGCGCGACAATTACTTCGCCACGTTGAACTGCGCTGTCTTTTCCGACGGCACTTTCGTCTACATCCCGGAAGGCGTGCGCTGCCCGATGGAGCTTTCCACCTACTTCCGCATCAATGCGGAAAATACTGGCCAGTTCGAACGCACGCTGATCGTCGCCGAAAAAGGCAGCTATGTCAGCTACCTCGAAGGTTGCACCGCGCCGATGCGCGACGAGAACCAGCTGCACGCCGCCGTGGTCGAACTGGTGGCGATGGACGATGCGGAGATCAAATACTCCACCGTGCAGAACTGGTATCCAGGCGATGCGGACGGCAAGGGTGGGATCTACAATTTCGTAACCAAGCGCGCTCTGTGCCAGGGTGACCGCAGCAAGGTCAGCTGGACGCAGGTGGAAACCGGCAGCGCGGTCACCTGGAAATATCCGTCCTGCGTGCTCAACGGTGAAGACAGCGTGGGTGAGTTCTACTCCGTCGCGGTGACCAATAACCACCAGCAGGCCGATACCGGCACCAAAATGATCCACAACGGCAAGGGCAGCCGCTCCACCATCATTTCCAAGGGTATCAGCGCGGGCAAGTCCAACAACACCTATCGCGGCCTCGTCCGTGTGGGCGCGAACGCGGACAATGTCCGCAATTTCACCCAATGCGACAGCCTGCTGCTGGGCGGCGAATGCGGCGCGCACACCGTGCCCTATATCGAGGTGAAGAACCCCACCGCGCAGATCGAGCACGAGGCCACCACCAGCAAGATCAGCGACGACCAGATGTTCTACGCCCAACAGCGCGGACTTGGCGAGGAAGAGGCCGTAGCCCTGATCGTCAACGGCTTCGCCAAGGATGTCATGCGGCAGCTGCCGATGGAATTCGCCGTCGAAGCGCAGAAGCTGCTGGCGATCTCGCTCGAAGGGAGCGTGGGGTGA
- a CDS encoding quinone-dependent dihydroorotate dehydrogenase, whose protein sequence is MLFKIARPAIFMLDPERAHRLTIAALRAAPHGAPASSGPLAVTVAGLRFANPVGLAAGFDKDAEVPDAVMGMGFGFAEVGSITPRPQAGNPKPRLFRLEQDHAVINRMGFNNSGAQTALARLTARKRRGTLGVNIGANKDSLDRIEDYAVLAKMMAPVADYLAVNISSPNTPGLRALQDESALADLLDATIAARDEAALPQPPPIFLKVAPDLQTADIEAIARLSMDRKLGALIVSNTTITRPELRSRHAGELGGLSGAPLRAMALQRIRDFRSATGGAMPLIGVGGIASADDAWERICAGASLVQLYSAMVYEGPGVARAITRRLEQRLQQSGLTSIEAAVGSE, encoded by the coding sequence ATGCTGTTCAAAATTGCCCGCCCCGCCATCTTCATGCTCGATCCGGAACGCGCGCACCGGCTGACTATTGCGGCGCTCAGGGCCGCCCCGCATGGCGCGCCGGCGTCTAGCGGACCACTGGCCGTGACGGTGGCCGGGCTGCGGTTTGCCAATCCGGTGGGCCTTGCGGCCGGGTTCGACAAGGATGCCGAAGTGCCGGATGCGGTCATGGGCATGGGGTTTGGTTTTGCCGAAGTCGGGTCGATCACGCCGCGCCCTCAGGCAGGCAACCCCAAACCGCGTCTGTTCCGGCTGGAGCAAGACCACGCGGTCATCAACCGGATGGGGTTCAACAATAGCGGGGCGCAAACCGCCCTTGCCCGGCTGACGGCACGCAAACGGCGCGGCACGCTTGGCGTCAATATCGGTGCCAACAAGGATAGTTTGGACCGGATCGAGGATTACGCCGTGCTGGCAAAGATGATGGCGCCGGTGGCGGATTATCTGGCCGTCAACATCTCCAGCCCCAACACGCCGGGATTGCGCGCCCTGCAGGACGAAAGCGCGCTGGCCGACCTGCTGGATGCCACGATCGCCGCACGGGACGAGGCCGCCCTGCCCCAGCCCCCGCCGATTTTCCTTAAGGTCGCGCCGGATCTGCAGACCGCCGATATCGAAGCCATCGCCCGGCTTTCCATGGACCGCAAGCTGGGCGCATTGATCGTATCCAACACCACGATTACCCGGCCCGAATTGCGCTCCCGCCATGCCGGTGAGCTGGGCGGGCTTTCGGGCGCGCCGCTAAGGGCAATGGCGTTGCAGCGCATCCGCGATTTCCGCAGCGCGACGGGCGGGGCCATGCCGCTGATCGGGGTCGGCGGGATCGCCAGTGCGGACGACGCGTGGGAGCGTATTTGCGCCGGTGCCAGCCTGGTCCAGCTATACAGCGCGATGGTCTATGAAGGACCCGGCGTCGCACGCGCTATCACGCGCCGGCTGGAACAGCGCCTGCAACAATCGGGTCTTACCTCCATTGAAGCTGCAGTCGGGAGCGAGTAG
- the ggt gene encoding gamma-glutamyltransferase, whose amino-acid sequence MKALYLALAALPLLGACATIPAVQPDTAVDTPSVLATSVQTREQAAADPSEALVSAADPRAAGAGAKILRQGGSATDAAIATMLALTVVEPQSSGIGGGGFYVRGNAAGDVITIDGREKAPAAATPAWFTGPDGTPLQYRDAVLTGLSVGVPGNVALAANAHRRFGKLAWADLFAPAIALAEGGFEVTPRFHEYLGRFKDRAAASAFGRSRFFTPVGDPLPVGTKVRNPQLAETLRAIATGGAAAFYEGTSAADLADVAARATPRAERMTAADLAQYAATPRAPVCGQYRAYRVCGMGPPSSGATTVYAILKQLERFDLASIGANSATFWHLFAESQRLAYADRERYLADDDFVAVPVGWLTDANYLASRSALISPDSRMSEVAAGVAPGLAMAPPDGDEPPEYGTSHFVTRDPDGNAVSYTSTIEGPFGSGLTFGGFYLNNELTDFSFVAEQDGRPVANRVEGGKRPRSSMAPTLVYGPDGSLLMAVGAAGGGTIPVQTAKAIIAAIDFGLPASETLAFPMLYSPGDTIVVEEGTSLVALTSALEALGHTVTARALPLKANAIICEAKGCIGAADPRSEGATVSR is encoded by the coding sequence ATGAAAGCACTTTACCTCGCTCTCGCCGCGCTGCCCCTGCTGGGCGCATGTGCCACCATCCCTGCGGTGCAGCCCGATACCGCCGTGGATACACCTTCGGTCCTCGCGACATCCGTCCAGACGCGCGAGCAAGCCGCTGCCGATCCGTCGGAGGCTCTGGTCAGCGCTGCCGATCCGCGCGCAGCAGGGGCGGGTGCCAAGATCCTGCGGCAGGGCGGCAGCGCCACCGACGCCGCCATCGCCACGATGCTGGCGCTTACGGTGGTCGAGCCGCAAAGCAGCGGTATCGGCGGTGGAGGGTTCTATGTGCGCGGCAATGCCGCAGGAGACGTCATCACAATAGACGGGCGCGAAAAGGCTCCGGCTGCGGCTACACCTGCCTGGTTCACCGGTCCGGACGGAACACCGCTGCAATATAGGGACGCCGTGCTGACCGGGCTGAGCGTGGGGGTGCCGGGTAATGTCGCGCTGGCTGCTAATGCGCATCGACGTTTCGGCAAGCTTGCCTGGGCGGACCTGTTTGCGCCCGCCATCGCGCTGGCCGAGGGCGGTTTCGAGGTTACCCCACGCTTCCATGAGTATCTTGGCCGGTTCAAGGATCGCGCGGCGGCCAGTGCATTCGGGCGCAGTCGGTTCTTCACTCCTGTGGGCGACCCCCTGCCAGTGGGGACAAAGGTTCGTAATCCGCAGCTTGCAGAAACCTTGCGCGCTATTGCCACAGGCGGCGCGGCGGCATTTTACGAAGGAACCAGCGCCGCCGATCTGGCGGACGTGGCAGCCAGGGCAACTCCGCGAGCGGAGCGCATGACGGCTGCCGACCTTGCGCAATACGCCGCCACCCCACGCGCGCCAGTGTGCGGCCAATATCGCGCGTACCGGGTTTGCGGCATGGGTCCGCCATCGTCGGGCGCGACCACCGTTTACGCGATCCTGAAGCAGCTGGAACGCTTCGACCTCGCTTCCATCGGCGCGAACAGCGCGACTTTCTGGCACCTGTTCGCGGAAAGCCAGCGCCTCGCATACGCAGACCGCGAACGTTATCTGGCGGATGACGATTTCGTGGCGGTCCCGGTCGGCTGGCTGACCGACGCAAACTACCTCGCCAGCCGCAGCGCGCTCATCTCGCCGGACAGCCGGATGAGCGAGGTTGCCGCTGGCGTCGCCCCCGGCCTCGCAATGGCTCCGCCCGATGGCGACGAGCCGCCGGAATATGGTACGTCGCATTTCGTTACCCGCGACCCCGATGGAAATGCAGTCAGCTACACATCCACGATCGAGGGACCGTTCGGTTCAGGGCTGACCTTCGGCGGGTTCTATCTCAATAACGAACTTACCGATTTCAGCTTCGTTGCAGAGCAGGACGGCCGACCGGTCGCCAACCGGGTGGAAGGCGGCAAACGTCCGCGCAGTTCGATGGCACCAACGCTGGTCTATGGCCCCGATGGCAGCCTGCTCATGGCGGTTGGCGCGGCGGGCGGCGGGACCATTCCGGTGCAAACCGCCAAGGCTATTATCGCAGCGATCGACTTCGGCCTTCCAGCCTCCGAAACGCTGGCTTTCCCGATGCTGTATTCACCCGGAGACACCATAGTGGTGGAAGAAGGCACATCGCTAGTAGCTCTAACCTCCGCGCTGGAAGCTTTGGGGCATACGGTTACTGCACGCGCCCTGCCGCTGAAGGCGAACGCCATAATATGCGAAGCAAAAGGCTGCATCGGCGCGGCTGATCCGCGGAGCGAAGGCGCGACGGTTTCTCGCTGA
- a CDS encoding DUF885 domain-containing protein — translation MLMRALLSVTALTAVSACATVPAPAPAPAAPMQATTPSVVAATADVENSAELAALFEQYDADSLAASPASKAYRGIRDEDYGKWDDQSDAADIRDFQMTQDYARRIKAEYDPAQLSPQDALSVRLFEAMAQRSASLHPYRKNGYIYDQMRGAQSQGPAFLINIHSVSNAKEARDYISRIGAMSQALDTLTMQSAERAANGVMPPKWVYPYVISDVENLLGAGNENAVLKDFYGKVDALKLTPRQSSELQNQATQAWNTQAVPAYQRLLAEMKRQETIAPTDDGVWRLPDGANYYDALLANYTTTSLSADEIHAIGLREVERIHGEMREIMQQVGFDGSLQEFFEYTRTGEEFFYDTRAEYLADAEAVLAKMNAKLPEYFATLPTDPLVIKPVEAFREKSAGKAFYQRPAPDGSRPGTYYVNLYNLKDMSKNELEALAYHEGAPGHHLQLSIQTGLGDVPPFRRFGGVTAYSEGWGLYSEELGKDMGFYTDPYSDFGRLGMELWRAARLVVDTGIHHKRWSREKAIGYLTENTPNPDGDIRKAIERYIVYPGQATAYMIGKLKIMELRDRASTQLGDDFDIRAFHDVILKSGPVPLAIMEENVDAWIASEMG, via the coding sequence ATGTTAATGCGCGCCCTGCTTTCCGTTACCGCCCTGACCGCCGTTTCGGCCTGCGCCACCGTACCGGCACCAGCGCCAGCACCCGCCGCACCAATGCAGGCAACTACCCCATCCGTAGTCGCGGCGACCGCCGACGTTGAAAATTCCGCCGAACTGGCCGCTTTGTTCGAGCAATACGATGCCGACAGCCTTGCCGCGTCGCCTGCCAGCAAGGCTTATCGCGGCATTCGTGACGAGGATTACGGCAAGTGGGACGACCAGTCCGACGCGGCCGATATCCGCGATTTCCAGATGACCCAGGATTATGCCCGCCGCATCAAGGCCGAGTACGATCCCGCCCAGCTTTCGCCGCAGGATGCGTTGTCCGTGCGCCTGTTCGAAGCGATGGCGCAGCGTAGCGCATCGCTGCACCCTTATCGCAAGAACGGTTATATTTACGACCAGATGCGCGGTGCGCAAAGCCAAGGGCCCGCCTTCCTCATCAACATCCACAGCGTGTCGAACGCGAAAGAGGCGCGCGACTACATCAGCCGGATCGGCGCAATGTCGCAGGCGCTCGACACTTTGACGATGCAGTCGGCGGAACGCGCCGCGAACGGCGTCATGCCGCCAAAATGGGTGTATCCATACGTCATTTCGGACGTCGAGAACCTGCTTGGGGCAGGCAATGAAAACGCGGTGCTCAAGGACTTTTACGGCAAGGTCGATGCGCTGAAGCTTACACCGCGCCAGTCGAGCGAGCTGCAAAACCAGGCGACGCAGGCGTGGAACACGCAGGCCGTCCCCGCCTATCAGCGCCTGCTTGCCGAAATGAAGCGGCAGGAAACCATCGCGCCGACCGATGACGGTGTGTGGCGGCTTCCCGACGGAGCGAATTATTACGACGCGCTACTCGCGAACTACACCACCACCAGTCTGAGCGCCGACGAGATTCACGCCATCGGCCTGCGCGAAGTGGAGCGGATCCATGGTGAAATGCGCGAGATCATGCAGCAGGTGGGCTTCGACGGTAGCTTGCAGGAATTTTTCGAATACACCCGCACCGGCGAGGAGTTCTTTTACGACACGCGCGCCGAATATCTTGCCGACGCCGAGGCCGTGCTCGCCAAGATGAACGCTAAGCTCCCGGAATATTTCGCCACTTTGCCGACCGATCCGCTGGTAATCAAACCGGTCGAGGCGTTTCGCGAGAAAAGCGCGGGCAAGGCGTTTTACCAGCGTCCTGCACCTGATGGTTCACGCCCCGGCACCTATTACGTGAACCTCTACAACCTCAAGGACATGAGCAAGAACGAGCTGGAAGCGCTGGCCTATCACGAAGGCGCGCCGGGGCATCACTTGCAGCTGTCGATCCAGACCGGCCTGGGCGATGTGCCGCCGTTCCGCCGTTTTGGCGGAGTGACTGCCTATTCGGAAGGCTGGGGCCTGTATTCGGAAGAACTGGGCAAGGACATGGGGTTCTATACCGATCCCTATTCCGATTTCGGACGGTTAGGGATGGAATTGTGGCGCGCGGCGCGGCTGGTCGTCGATACCGGCATTCATCACAAACGCTGGAGCCGCGAGAAAGCGATTGGCTACCTGACCGAAAACACGCCCAATCCCGATGGCGATATCCGCAAGGCGATCGAACGCTATATCGTCTATCCCGGCCAGGCGACCGCTTACATGATCGGCAAGCTGAAGATCATGGAACTGCGCGACCGAGCCAGCACGCAGCTGGGCGACGATTTCGATATCCGCGCTTTCCACGATGTGATCCTGAAAAGCGGGCCGGTACCGCTCGCCATCATGGAGGAAAACGTGGACGCCTGGATCGCCAGCGAGATGGGATAG
- a CDS encoding NAD-dependent succinate-semialdehyde dehydrogenase codes for MRSKEARTMISTHNPATGQKLADYEELTKDGIEDALVRADTAYRSWRETGLDERCALLEKLAETYEANADRLARMCTKEMGKTLSSATAEVHKCATAFRHFAQEGPAMLDDITWQLGGGGTATGRWLPQGAVLAVMPWNFPYWQAVRFLAPTILAGNVGLLKHASSVQGCGALMEEMMVEAGAPDGLFQNLPIKSDAVADILADRRVVAATLTGSEGAGRAVAEQAGKHLKKVVLELGGSDPFIVMPSADLDDAVEQAVQARIQNTGQSCICGKRMIVHTDIYDSFMAKFTGAMQAVTTGDPYDDATDMGPLSSFEQRETVLDQIAKAQDEGAKLEFGGEALDAGAHAGGAYISAGVLTGIDLDGPMAKEEIFGPIAMVFRAEDIDHAIALANNIPFGLGSAVFTQDEVEQERFIRDIEAGMTAINQMLSSSAEAPFGGIKNSGHGRELAQFGLHTFMNLKTVMRLG; via the coding sequence ATACGATCCAAGGAAGCCCGAACGATGATCTCCACCCACAATCCCGCCACCGGCCAGAAACTCGCCGATTACGAGGAGCTGACGAAGGACGGGATCGAGGACGCGCTGGTCCGCGCCGACACTGCTTATCGCAGCTGGCGCGAAACCGGGTTGGATGAGCGCTGCGCGCTGCTCGAAAAGCTGGCCGAAACATACGAGGCGAATGCGGATCGGCTCGCACGCATGTGTACCAAGGAGATGGGCAAGACCCTGAGCTCAGCCACGGCCGAGGTTCACAAATGCGCCACCGCATTCCGTCATTTCGCACAGGAAGGCCCGGCGATGCTGGACGATATCACCTGGCAATTGGGCGGCGGCGGGACGGCGACCGGTCGCTGGCTGCCGCAAGGCGCGGTGTTGGCGGTGATGCCGTGGAACTTCCCCTACTGGCAGGCCGTCCGCTTCCTCGCCCCGACCATCCTTGCCGGTAACGTCGGCCTCTTGAAACACGCCAGCAGCGTGCAGGGTTGCGGTGCGTTGATGGAGGAAATGATGGTCGAGGCAGGCGCACCCGACGGACTGTTCCAGAACCTGCCGATCAAATCGGACGCTGTAGCAGACATCCTTGCCGACCGGCGCGTGGTGGCCGCCACTCTCACCGGCAGCGAAGGCGCAGGCCGCGCCGTTGCGGAACAGGCGGGCAAGCATCTGAAAAAGGTCGTGCTGGAACTGGGCGGGTCCGACCCGTTCATCGTCATGCCGTCCGCCGATCTGGACGATGCGGTGGAGCAAGCCGTGCAGGCACGCATTCAAAACACCGGCCAGTCCTGCATCTGCGGCAAGCGGATGATCGTGCACACCGATATCTACGATAGCTTCATGGCCAAATTCACCGGCGCCATGCAGGCGGTCACCACCGGCGATCCGTATGACGATGCGACAGACATGGGGCCGCTATCCAGTTTCGAGCAGCGCGAGACCGTGCTGGACCAGATCGCCAAGGCGCAGGATGAAGGCGCCAAGCTGGAATTCGGCGGCGAGGCGTTGGATGCGGGCGCACATGCAGGCGGTGCTTACATCAGCGCGGGCGTGCTGACCGGCATCGATCTGGACGGCCCGATGGCGAAGGAGGAAATTTTCGGCCCCATCGCAATGGTCTTTCGGGCCGAAGATATCGATCATGCCATTGCTCTCGCCAACAACATCCCCTTCGGCCTTGGTTCGGCAGTCTTCACGCAGGACGAAGTCGAACAGGAACGCTTCATCCGCGATATCGAGGCAGGGATGACCGCGATCAACCAGATGCTGTCATCTTCAGCAGAAGCTCCGTTCGGCGGGATCAAGAATTCCGGCCACGGCCGTGAGCTGGCGCAGTTCGGCCTGCACACATTCATGAACCTGAAAACGGTCATGCGGCTCGGTTGA